A genomic segment from Verrucomicrobiota bacterium encodes:
- a CDS encoding iron-sulfur cluster-binding protein, giving the protein MATQSADFQTLSRRYTADKGFRAFIQKGMSGYYLKRDQNKANFQDWQGARDLAAEIKYEAVNHLDKYLLEFEQKITARGAKVFWAPNAEAAREYILKVAKENGVRSIIKSKTMTSEEIHLNDALEKEGFGVFESDLGEYIVQLRKEAPFHLVFPAMHLTRRQISDLFQKELGSEPTDEPEKLTMIARDVMRRKYCEADMGISGTNFAVAETGMISITENEGNARLTTSLPRIHVALLGIEKVLPKLEDLSLFLPMLATAGAGQTMTCYNTMYSGPRQPGEPDGPEQMHIVLLDNRRTELLADAEQRDSLGCIRCGACLNVCPIFKNVGGYSYGTTYGGPIGSVITPHLRGLKDWKHLSAASSLCGACTEACPVKIDLHHHLLQNRRNGAKASPAVGEKVAFGGFSLMMGHPALYRLAVVFGRVFQPLQGLVNGTILDPLRAWTGSRKFPTLAPQSFHEQWKKQRKGKP; this is encoded by the coding sequence ATGGCCACGCAGTCCGCCGATTTCCAGACGCTTTCCCGCCGCTACACGGCGGACAAGGGCTTCCGTGCCTTTATTCAGAAAGGCATGAGCGGCTACTACCTAAAACGTGACCAAAACAAGGCCAACTTTCAGGACTGGCAGGGGGCCCGAGACCTTGCCGCTGAGATAAAGTACGAGGCGGTCAACCATCTGGACAAATACCTCCTCGAGTTCGAGCAGAAGATCACCGCTCGCGGTGCCAAGGTCTTCTGGGCCCCGAACGCCGAGGCAGCCCGGGAATACATCCTCAAGGTAGCCAAGGAGAACGGCGTCCGCTCCATCATCAAGTCCAAGACGATGACCAGCGAGGAGATTCACCTGAACGATGCCCTCGAGAAGGAGGGCTTTGGCGTCTTCGAGTCGGATCTCGGCGAGTACATCGTGCAGCTCCGCAAGGAGGCTCCCTTCCACCTTGTCTTCCCCGCGATGCACCTCACGCGGAGGCAGATTAGCGATCTCTTCCAGAAAGAGCTGGGTTCCGAGCCAACAGATGAGCCCGAGAAGCTGACCATGATCGCGCGCGACGTGATGCGCCGGAAATACTGCGAGGCCGACATGGGCATCAGCGGCACGAACTTCGCCGTGGCGGAGACCGGCATGATCTCCATCACCGAGAACGAGGGGAATGCCCGCCTCACCACCTCGCTTCCCAGGATCCATGTCGCCCTGCTCGGCATCGAAAAGGTGCTCCCGAAGCTCGAGGATCTCTCCCTCTTCCTGCCGATGCTCGCCACCGCCGGAGCCGGGCAGACCATGACCTGCTACAACACCATGTACTCGGGCCCCCGCCAACCGGGCGAGCCTGATGGCCCCGAGCAGATGCATATCGTCCTTCTGGACAACCGCCGCACCGAGCTCCTCGCCGATGCCGAGCAGCGTGATTCGCTGGGGTGTATCCGCTGCGGAGCTTGTTTGAATGTCTGTCCCATCTTCAAGAACGTGGGCGGCTACAGCTACGGAACCACCTACGGCGGTCCGATCGGCTCGGTCATCACGCCTCACCTGCGAGGTCTTAAGGACTGGAAGCACCTCTCCGCCGCCTCCTCGCTCTGCGGCGCGTGCACCGAGGCCTGCCCGGTGAAGATCGACCTGCACCATCACCTGCTGCAGAACCGCCGCAATGGTGCCAAAGCCTCCCCGGCGGTCGGTGAGAAAGTCGCTTTCGGAGGCTTCTCACTTATGATGGGGCATCCCGCCCTCTATCGCCTGGCCGTTGTCTTCGGGCGTGTCTTCCAACCGCTTCAGGGTTTGGTGAACGGGACGATCCTCGATCCGCTTCGCGCCTGGACCGGCTCACGGAAATTTCCCACGCTGGCACCCCAGTCCTTCCACGAGCAGTGGAAGAAACAACGAAAGGGCAAGCCATGA
- a CDS encoding AraC family transcriptional regulator, whose translation MKAKTQGFPGQIIHFLPANLLSQVGRHPLGVGLHVKCLGWYPKARLHQIARPHGLDECILIFCTRGKGWAEIDGRRFIIAAGEVLFIPANKPHAYGVDHDNPWSIHWAHFAGTAAASYASLLPAHDYVLSIPSADAIEIARMFRESYRLASTGLTERTVLLVSHSLRYVLGLLFFQTGRSLGGGSLTIAHDLTKSIEFMRANVARSLTLRELSRHAGLSPTRYSALFREQTGSSPVEHHIRLRMQAACHDLDTTALSVKEVAAKLGYDDPYYFSRIFQKILGRSPLAYRRSVKG comes from the coding sequence ATGAAAGCCAAGACACAGGGGTTCCCAGGCCAGATCATTCATTTCTTGCCCGCCAATCTGCTCAGCCAGGTGGGCCGCCATCCGCTCGGTGTCGGTCTGCATGTCAAATGCCTTGGATGGTATCCCAAAGCGCGTTTGCATCAGATCGCGAGGCCTCACGGGCTCGATGAGTGCATTTTGATCTTTTGCACCAGAGGAAAAGGGTGGGCCGAAATTGATGGACGCCGATTCATCATCGCGGCCGGTGAAGTCCTTTTCATTCCGGCGAACAAGCCGCACGCCTACGGAGTGGATCATGACAATCCCTGGTCGATCCATTGGGCCCACTTCGCGGGAACGGCTGCGGCCTCCTACGCCAGTCTGCTGCCAGCCCACGACTATGTGCTCTCGATCCCGTCCGCTGATGCCATTGAAATCGCGCGCATGTTTCGGGAATCATACCGATTGGCATCCACCGGCCTCACCGAGCGCACTGTGCTGCTTGTTTCCCACAGCCTGAGGTATGTGCTGGGGCTTTTGTTTTTTCAAACGGGACGAAGTTTGGGAGGTGGTTCTCTCACCATCGCGCACGATCTGACGAAGAGTATCGAATTCATGCGCGCCAATGTCGCCCGCTCACTGACCCTCCGGGAACTCTCGCGGCACGCCGGACTCTCGCCGACCCGCTACTCCGCGCTCTTTCGCGAGCAGACTGGATCATCCCCTGTCGAACACCACATCCGACTCCGGATGCAGGCCGCATGCCATGATCTGGACACCACGGCACTGAGCGTGAAAGAAGTGGCGGCCAAACTCGGCTACGACGACCCGTATTACTTCTCGCGCATCTTCCAGAAAATCCTCGGCCGCTCCCCGCTGGCTTATCGGCGATCGGTAAAGGGCTGA
- a CDS encoding AraC family transcriptional regulator: MKAAIEAIPWWNGTRVLRAYRRAECTFPWNWHYHPEIELTLITQGSGTRLVGDHSGEYKSGDLVLLGPNLPHTWFSRKTERSAAVNEAIVVQFLESAFPRTLLELPEFDSVRSLLLRSAMGVRFSPKTAARLEKRLRALTKADGFEGWLKLARLLHELSQTEGETLVEPSYRNERAFKMGSRLGKIIEHIESHSDGEFSLGDAARFANLTPSSFARFFRKTTGKTFVDFRNGCRIGKACQRLVESDQSILEIALASGFGNLPNFNRQFRKSTGMTPRDYRKLRNPN; encoded by the coding sequence ATGAAAGCTGCAATCGAAGCCATTCCGTGGTGGAATGGCACTCGCGTGCTGCGGGCATACCGCCGCGCGGAATGCACCTTCCCTTGGAACTGGCATTACCATCCGGAAATCGAACTGACATTGATTACACAAGGCTCCGGCACGCGGCTTGTGGGCGATCACAGCGGGGAGTACAAATCCGGCGACCTCGTCCTGCTGGGCCCGAACTTGCCGCATACTTGGTTCTCACGAAAAACCGAGCGCTCCGCCGCTGTCAACGAGGCGATCGTTGTGCAGTTTTTGGAATCGGCGTTTCCAAGGACACTGCTTGAGCTTCCGGAATTCGATTCCGTTCGCTCTCTCCTGCTCCGCTCTGCGATGGGGGTGAGGTTTTCTCCCAAAACGGCTGCCCGACTGGAAAAGCGGCTGCGGGCGTTGACCAAAGCGGATGGATTTGAAGGCTGGTTGAAACTGGCCCGACTCCTCCATGAACTATCGCAGACTGAAGGCGAAACGCTCGTCGAGCCATCCTACCGCAACGAGCGGGCCTTCAAGATGGGTTCGCGTTTGGGAAAAATCATCGAGCACATTGAAAGCCATTCCGACGGGGAATTCTCCCTTGGCGATGCAGCCCGCTTCGCCAACCTCACCCCCTCCTCATTCGCCCGCTTTTTCAGGAAGACAACGGGCAAAACCTTCGTGGATTTCCGAAACGGGTGCCGCATTGGCAAGGCCTGCCAGAGACTTGTCGAGAGCGATCAAAGCATCCTTGAAATCGCCCTCGCCAGCGGATTCGGGAACCTTCCCAACTTCAACCGCCAGTTCCGAAAGTCCACAGGCATGACCCCGCGCGACTACCGAAAACTCCGCAATCCGAATTGA
- a CDS encoding LUD domain-containing protein, with translation MTGGRAIILGRIREALRNNPAPRPHTSHSQSEAAADHNGHAQREWLPKVGETLPERIDLFAKISEGLTTEFHRVPTVTAARELFTKIAGESGWKKIGSHSHHDTDALLEGIGLPVVRTEKGYSIDDLESCDAGLTGCEVLVAQTGGIMVSVESAGGRALSVLPPHHIVIARTSQIVPDLTAAFEYVKQKYGKQFPSFISFITGPSRTGDIERILVLGAHGPKRLTVLLID, from the coding sequence ATGACCGGAGGACGCGCCATCATCTTGGGTCGGATCCGCGAGGCCCTGCGCAATAATCCGGCACCTCGTCCGCATACCTCGCACTCTCAGAGCGAAGCTGCTGCTGATCACAACGGCCATGCACAGCGTGAGTGGCTCCCTAAGGTTGGGGAGACACTTCCAGAGCGTATCGATCTCTTCGCCAAGATTTCTGAGGGGCTGACAACCGAGTTCCACCGGGTTCCGACGGTTACCGCAGCACGCGAGCTGTTCACGAAGATCGCGGGTGAGAGCGGATGGAAGAAGATAGGCAGCCACTCCCATCACGATACGGATGCCCTGCTGGAAGGGATTGGTCTTCCCGTTGTCAGGACAGAGAAGGGTTATTCGATCGACGACCTCGAGTCATGCGATGCTGGTTTGACCGGCTGTGAGGTTCTTGTTGCCCAGACCGGTGGCATCATGGTCTCTGTTGAGAGTGCCGGAGGCCGGGCTCTCTCTGTCCTTCCGCCCCATCACATCGTGATAGCCAGAACCTCCCAGATAGTTCCCGACCTCACTGCTGCCTTTGAGTACGTGAAGCAGAAATATGGGAAGCAGTTTCCCTCATTCATCTCCTTCATCACCGGTCCATCGCGCACCGGCGATATCGAGCGCATCCTTGTTCTGGGAGCTCACGGACCGAAGCGTCTGACGGTTTTATTGATCGATTAG
- the nagB gene encoding glucosamine-6-phosphate deaminase gives MELIITPDPAAASHLAARRIARLVREKPDAVLGLATGSTPVTLYKELIRMHREEGLNLSRVRTFNLDEYLGLAPDHAASYHLFMEENFFHGVNIPRDNIHLPDGLTKDVPAHCAAYEQAIRDAGGIDLQVLGIGSDGHIGFNEHGSSLASRTRIKTLTQRTREDNARFFDKPEDVPHHVITMGIGTIMESRSVVLLAFGEGKADAVAGATEGPITGSNPASILQMHPDAKFYLDESSAVKLERAEYYKWVFQNKPSWQADQ, from the coding sequence ATGGAACTCATCATCACGCCAGATCCAGCCGCCGCCTCTCACCTCGCCGCGCGCCGCATCGCCCGTCTCGTGCGTGAAAAGCCCGATGCCGTCCTGGGACTTGCCACCGGAAGCACACCCGTGACCCTCTACAAGGAACTCATCCGCATGCACCGAGAGGAGGGGCTCAACCTCTCCCGGGTCCGGACCTTCAACCTTGATGAGTACCTCGGCCTAGCCCCCGACCATGCCGCATCCTACCACCTCTTCATGGAGGAGAATTTCTTCCACGGGGTGAATATTCCGCGGGACAACATCCATCTTCCCGACGGTCTGACCAAGGATGTGCCGGCCCATTGCGCCGCCTATGAGCAGGCGATCCGCGATGCGGGAGGAATCGACCTGCAGGTTCTCGGAATCGGCTCGGACGGCCACATCGGCTTCAACGAGCATGGCTCCTCGCTCGCTTCCCGCACCCGCATCAAGACCCTTACCCAGCGTACCCGCGAGGACAACGCCCGCTTCTTCGACAAGCCGGAGGATGTCCCCCACCATGTCATCACCATGGGGATCGGCACCATCATGGAGAGCCGCTCGGTGGTGCTGCTCGCCTTCGGTGAGGGAAAAGCCGATGCGGTTGCCGGTGCCACGGAGGGCCCGATCACAGGAAGCAATCCCGCTTCGATCCTCCAGATGCATCCGGATGCGAAGTTCTATCTGGATGAATCCTCCGCCGTGAAACTTGAACGAGCCGAGTACTACAAATGGGTCTTCCAGAACAAGCCCTCATGGCAGGCGGATCAATAG
- a CDS encoding phytanoyl-CoA dioxygenase family protein, which translates to MKASFQQHGYAVARGLFSDAEVEEIKYTFARIAENGPIPGHFEQVSKEEAGGDPLKEFPRVLHPHRFDAVSRRNLVHPGVLTCLRELMQDDVLAAQSMFYYKPPGSRGQAMHQDNFYLLVEPQTCVAAWTAIDDADPENGGMYLVADTADEEISCPEMANVAESFTTHFVPTPKGKKALPCVMKAGDTLFFNGSSIHGSGPNRSKERFRRSFICHYVPKSTQRISKTYLPLLTPEGKDIMIEANKGGGACGNSWQDGVVWEGGTH; encoded by the coding sequence ATGAAAGCCTCCTTCCAGCAGCACGGCTACGCTGTCGCCCGAGGCCTCTTTTCGGATGCCGAGGTCGAGGAAATCAAATACACCTTCGCCCGCATCGCGGAGAACGGACCTATTCCGGGACATTTTGAACAAGTCTCCAAGGAGGAGGCCGGCGGCGATCCCCTGAAGGAATTTCCGCGCGTGTTGCATCCCCACAGATTTGACGCCGTATCGCGCAGGAATCTGGTCCATCCGGGTGTTCTCACCTGCCTGAGGGAACTCATGCAGGACGACGTTCTGGCGGCACAGAGCATGTTCTACTACAAGCCGCCGGGCTCACGCGGCCAAGCGATGCACCAGGACAATTTCTATCTCCTAGTGGAGCCGCAGACCTGTGTGGCCGCATGGACCGCCATCGACGACGCCGACCCTGAAAATGGCGGCATGTATCTCGTCGCCGATACGGCCGATGAGGAGATTTCCTGCCCCGAGATGGCCAATGTCGCTGAATCCTTCACCACACACTTCGTGCCGACGCCGAAAGGCAAAAAGGCGCTTCCCTGCGTCATGAAGGCGGGCGACACCCTCTTCTTCAACGGCAGCTCCATCCACGGATCCGGCCCCAACCGTTCCAAGGAGCGTTTCCGCCGTTCCTTTATCTGCCACTATGTCCCCAAATCTACACAACGCATCAGCAAGACTTATCTCCCTCTGCTAACGCCAGAGGGCAAGGACATCATGATCGAAGCCAACAAGGGCGGCGGAGCTTGCGGCAATTCCTGGCAAGATGGCGTGGTATGGGAGGGTGGAACGCATTGA
- a CDS encoding AraC family transcriptional regulator: protein MAPRSSKPVSAVAKTEDLYRAESRGSDLHMFGRALYLPGGWHGPRSQNVFFLITILEGSVEINYNSRRIQLGSGEGVILPPRGMEFFRFDPDVKSVHHWCQIAPSLTNRHERELIGLASHPSPVPASVNILIEEGLSIPVNPGPHLNLAMQILAKACLLRFAAQASENISTKQPRHQAVERALEAVSMNPARFRSAEDLAHHCGISYSRLRKLFQDDQGETPTAMIWRLKADQAIQLIRATGLTLAEVAEQCGFSNAFHLSRCVKDRTGIPPRELRKTEQATGR, encoded by the coding sequence ATGGCACCTCGTTCTTCGAAGCCAGTTAGCGCGGTTGCAAAAACCGAAGACCTCTACCGAGCGGAGTCGCGCGGGAGCGATCTCCACATGTTTGGACGGGCTCTCTACCTGCCTGGTGGATGGCACGGCCCGCGAAGTCAGAATGTGTTTTTTCTCATCACGATTTTGGAAGGCAGTGTCGAGATCAACTACAATAGCCGCCGGATTCAGCTTGGATCTGGCGAAGGAGTCATCCTGCCTCCCCGTGGAATGGAGTTCTTCCGTTTTGATCCGGATGTTAAAAGCGTCCACCACTGGTGCCAGATTGCGCCGAGCCTCACAAACAGGCACGAACGCGAACTCATCGGGTTGGCTAGTCACCCCTCGCCCGTTCCGGCCTCCGTCAACATCCTTATCGAGGAAGGGCTCTCCATCCCAGTTAATCCAGGCCCGCACTTGAACCTCGCGATGCAGATCCTTGCAAAAGCCTGTCTGCTTCGCTTTGCGGCCCAGGCCTCCGAAAACATTTCAACAAAGCAACCCCGCCACCAGGCCGTGGAGCGGGCGCTCGAAGCGGTCTCCATGAACCCCGCGAGATTCCGCAGCGCCGAGGACCTCGCCCACCACTGCGGGATTTCCTACTCTCGCCTTCGAAAACTTTTTCAGGACGATCAAGGCGAGACCCCCACGGCCATGATCTGGCGCTTAAAGGCCGATCAAGCGATTCAACTGATCCGCGCCACCGGCCTAACCTTGGCCGAAGTCGCGGAACAGTGCGGCTTCTCCAACGCTTTCCACCTCTCCAGATGCGTCAAAGATCGCACAGGAATCCCCCCCCGCGAACTCCGGAAAACCGAACAGGCAACTGGACGATGA
- a CDS encoding nucleotidyltransferase has product MKPTLLVLAAGMGSRYRGLKQIDPVGPSGEVVLDYSVHDALASGFGKVVFVIRRDFEEEFRRIVVSRYEGKVEIGIAYQELNELPEGFSLPPEREKPWGTGHAVWCARNQIHEPFLMVNADDFYGREAFAVMADYLRGVIAGTPAHFSMVAYPLVNTLSEHGEVSRGICELSPEGKLLGVEECSGIRRGEDGVITGTDTHGVWRTFTGNEMVSMNFWGFTPAIFPMLGHLFTTFLMEGGLASAKSEFYIPSAVTSMMATGAAETSVLRSAGQWYGVTYREDRDAVAAAIGRMVREGLYPTPLMTLHS; this is encoded by the coding sequence ATGAAACCTACGTTACTTGTTTTGGCCGCCGGGATGGGGAGCCGTTATAGAGGTCTGAAACAGATCGATCCGGTCGGCCCCTCTGGGGAGGTTGTTCTCGATTATTCGGTGCACGATGCGCTTGCCTCCGGCTTCGGCAAGGTGGTTTTTGTGATCAGGCGTGATTTCGAGGAGGAGTTCCGCCGGATCGTCGTCTCCCGCTACGAAGGCAAGGTTGAGATCGGCATCGCCTACCAGGAGCTGAACGAACTTCCGGAGGGTTTTTCCCTGCCTCCCGAACGCGAAAAGCCCTGGGGCACCGGACACGCCGTCTGGTGCGCCCGCAATCAGATCCATGAGCCGTTCCTGATGGTCAATGCGGATGATTTCTACGGGAGGGAGGCCTTCGCCGTCATGGCCGATTATCTCCGGGGAGTGATCGCGGGAACGCCGGCCCACTTCTCGATGGTGGCCTATCCCCTCGTCAACACCCTCTCGGAGCACGGCGAGGTGTCGCGCGGCATCTGTGAACTCTCTCCCGAGGGGAAACTGCTGGGCGTGGAGGAGTGCTCCGGCATTCGGCGCGGAGAGGATGGAGTGATCACCGGAACGGACACACATGGAGTCTGGCGGACTTTCACCGGGAATGAGATGGTCTCGATGAACTTCTGGGGATTCACCCCGGCGATCTTCCCGATGCTCGGCCATCTCTTCACAACTTTCCTGATGGAGGGGGGGCTGGCCTCCGCGAAGTCGGAGTTCTACATCCCGAGCGCGGTCACCTCGATGATGGCAACGGGTGCCGCCGAGACCTCGGTGCTCCGCTCCGCCGGGCAATGGTACGGCGTGACCTACCGGGAGGATCGTGATGCGGTGGCCGCGGCTATCGGTAGGATGGTGAGGGAAGGCCTCTACCCGACACCCCTCATGACGCTCCATTCATGA
- a CDS encoding PIG-L family deacetylase, translated as MNGSGSSQTPFPRVRDLFIPDGRAEDSAISRTTHLGIGAHQDDLEFMAFHGIAECFYSTEKWFGGITCTDGAGSAHDGPYAAVLPSDLSAIRMQEQRTAALAGRYSFVAQLGYPSREISQPIGGPMVSDLVALLLRMKPSVIYTHNPADKHETHLRVLVAVLEALREVSPAHRPAKLLGCEMWRGLDWMEDGDKVVQDLGGHGHLAASLNGLFDSQIAGGKRYDLAVAGRRRANATLLDSHTGDDLTEAAFAMDLSPMIGAETSDLLDYTLSHVDRFRDDIRIKLARALTQ; from the coding sequence ATGAACGGTAGCGGCTCCTCCCAGACTCCCTTCCCCCGAGTGCGCGACCTCTTTATCCCGGACGGCCGGGCCGAGGATTCCGCCATCTCCCGCACGACGCACCTTGGGATTGGAGCTCATCAGGATGACCTTGAGTTCATGGCCTTCCATGGGATCGCCGAGTGCTTTTATTCCACGGAGAAATGGTTCGGCGGGATCACCTGCACCGACGGGGCGGGAAGTGCCCATGACGGCCCCTATGCAGCGGTATTGCCCTCCGATCTATCGGCAATTCGGATGCAGGAGCAGCGAACGGCGGCCCTTGCTGGACGATATTCCTTTGTGGCCCAACTCGGCTATCCCAGCAGGGAAATCTCGCAACCCATCGGAGGCCCCATGGTCTCCGATCTGGTGGCGCTCCTTCTCAGGATGAAGCCCTCCGTTATCTACACGCACAATCCTGCCGACAAGCACGAGACCCATCTCCGTGTCCTCGTCGCCGTGCTCGAGGCACTCAGGGAAGTTTCCCCGGCGCACCGTCCGGCCAAGCTACTCGGCTGCGAGATGTGGCGCGGCCTCGACTGGATGGAGGACGGGGACAAGGTCGTTCAGGATCTCGGAGGGCACGGCCATCTGGCGGCCTCCCTGAACGGACTCTTCGATTCCCAGATCGCCGGCGGGAAGCGTTATGATCTTGCCGTGGCGGGCAGACGCCGGGCCAACGCCACTCTCCTGGATTCCCACACCGGAGACGACCTCACCGAGGCCGCCTTCGCCATGGATCTCTCACCGATGATCGGGGCCGAGACCTCCGATCTTCTCGATTACACGCTGAGTCACGTCGACCGCTTCCGAGATGACATCCGGATCAAGCTTGCACGTGCCCTGACCCAATAA
- a CDS encoding aminoglycoside phosphotransferase family protein, translating to MTKEAIAKVAEHFQIYGTLLESQPYGSGHINDTFVTTYSQAGTRVRYIIQRINTQIFKDPEAVMENILRVTDEGYRRLIEADVADPSRCVLTVIRTKQGYSHVRDEQGGIWRCYPFIEGSRTYDIIRNARQATEVAKAFGEFQRLVAGLKGPRLHETIPDFHNTRSRFEKLRATVEADPKGRLSSVQREWDFLREREALVDVLLDLHGKGEIPERITHNDTKLNNVMVDDATETGICVIDLDTVMPGLALYDFGDMVRTATSPAAEDETDLSKVRMQMPMFEALVRGYLSSAGGFLNEAEKAHLPFSGKLISLEVGIRFLTDYLEGDVYFKTKHASHNLERCRTQLALVASIEDQEEVMRRFVDSQ from the coding sequence ATGACCAAGGAAGCCATCGCGAAGGTGGCGGAGCACTTCCAAATCTACGGAACGCTCCTCGAGAGCCAGCCCTACGGAAGCGGCCATATCAACGATACCTTCGTCACCACCTACAGCCAGGCCGGGACACGGGTCCGCTACATCATCCAGCGCATCAATACGCAGATCTTCAAGGACCCGGAAGCCGTGATGGAGAATATCCTGCGGGTGACAGACGAAGGATACAGGCGCCTGATCGAGGCGGATGTCGCCGATCCGTCGCGCTGTGTGCTCACGGTGATCCGCACGAAGCAGGGTTACTCCCATGTCCGGGATGAGCAGGGCGGCATCTGGCGCTGCTATCCCTTCATCGAGGGGTCCCGCACCTACGACATCATCCGCAACGCCCGCCAAGCCACGGAGGTGGCGAAGGCGTTCGGGGAATTCCAGCGCCTTGTAGCGGGTCTGAAGGGCCCTCGTCTGCACGAGACGATCCCTGATTTTCACAACACCCGCTCCCGCTTCGAGAAGCTCCGCGCGACGGTCGAAGCGGATCCCAAGGGGCGCCTCTCCTCGGTGCAGCGGGAATGGGATTTCCTCCGGGAACGCGAGGCTCTCGTGGATGTCCTGCTCGACCTCCATGGGAAAGGTGAGATCCCCGAGCGGATCACCCACAACGACACCAAGCTCAACAATGTGATGGTCGACGACGCCACGGAGACTGGCATCTGCGTCATCGATCTCGACACGGTGATGCCGGGACTTGCCCTCTACGACTTCGGTGACATGGTGCGGACGGCCACCAGTCCGGCGGCCGAGGATGAGACCGACCTCTCCAAGGTGCGTATGCAGATGCCGATGTTCGAGGCGCTGGTCCGGGGCTATCTGTCCTCGGCTGGCGGCTTCCTCAACGAGGCCGAAAAAGCCCATCTCCCCTTCTCCGGTAAGCTGATCTCTCTCGAGGTAGGCATCCGTTTCCTGACGGACTATCTGGAGGGGGATGTCTACTTCAAGACCAAGCACGCCTCCCATAATCTCGAACGATGCCGCACACAGTTGGCACTGGTCGCCAGCATCGAGGATCAGGAAGAGGTGATGCGCCGCTTTGTCGACTCCCAGTAA
- a CDS encoding fatty acid desaturase has translation MNEQIKINWYRTKVDKGVMSELMKRHDGKALRQALLHLGLYACTGTAAYVACGSITQANWAWMVPLLVLFVFLHGTFAGFMGLVAVHELVHKTPFRRQWLNDLFMDVFSFLTWSDPVTFRVSHVKHHQVTVHHDHDGEVILPQKMDWDAVKFWFWQLVPFPNPVGVWGALKKWFKYATGNLNGEGLFDGGEEWMQKVLPEENEELRRRHRKWASVVLFGHLALAAAFIATGQWILILLVNLPVFYCGWLVTLCGTPQHIGLVPDSPDFRLCCRTFTCSPFIGFLYWNMQYHVEHHMFPAVPFYNLPALRKAIAHDLPPAPHGLWATWREIIPVLKKQRDNPDYVFVPELPNVA, from the coding sequence ATGAACGAACAAATCAAAATCAACTGGTATCGCACGAAAGTGGACAAAGGCGTGATGAGCGAGCTGATGAAACGCCATGACGGAAAAGCACTCCGTCAAGCGCTCCTCCATCTGGGTCTCTACGCCTGCACAGGCACGGCGGCCTATGTCGCTTGTGGAAGCATCACGCAGGCAAATTGGGCATGGATGGTTCCGCTCCTTGTATTGTTTGTCTTCCTCCACGGCACCTTTGCCGGGTTCATGGGTCTCGTGGCCGTGCACGAGTTGGTTCACAAGACGCCATTCCGTAGGCAGTGGCTGAATGATCTTTTCATGGATGTGTTCTCGTTCCTGACATGGAGCGACCCGGTCACCTTCCGCGTGAGCCATGTGAAGCACCATCAGGTCACCGTGCATCACGACCATGATGGTGAGGTGATCCTTCCGCAAAAAATGGACTGGGATGCCGTGAAGTTCTGGTTCTGGCAACTGGTGCCCTTCCCAAATCCGGTCGGAGTTTGGGGGGCGTTAAAAAAATGGTTCAAATACGCAACCGGCAACCTCAATGGTGAGGGCCTCTTCGACGGCGGTGAGGAGTGGATGCAGAAAGTCCTTCCTGAGGAGAACGAGGAACTTCGCCGCCGCCACCGCAAATGGGCCTCTGTTGTTTTGTTCGGCCATCTGGCTTTGGCTGCGGCGTTCATCGCCACCGGGCAGTGGATCCTAATTCTCTTGGTCAACCTGCCTGTTTTCTATTGTGGCTGGTTGGTGACGCTCTGCGGAACGCCCCAGCACATCGGTCTCGTGCCCGACTCCCCGGATTTCAGACTCTGCTGCCGCACCTTCACCTGCAGTCCTTTCATTGGGTTCCTCTATTGGAACATGCAGTATCATGTGGAGCACCACATGTTCCCGGCGGTGCCATTCTACAACCTGCCGGCGCTTCGCAAAGCGATCGCGCACGACTTGCCACCCGCTCCGCACGGGCTCTGGGCCACCTGGCGTGAGATCATTCCCGTTCTCAAAAAACAACGCGATAACCCGGACTATGTCTTCGTTCCCGAGTTGCCGAATGTGGCTTGA